Genomic segment of Rhodocaloribacter litoris:
CCACGAGGTGCCCTGCGGCCCCGGCATAGACGCGGTTCCCGTTTCCTGTCACCCCCTGGGTAAAACGTGAAGGCAGCAGCGGGGAGGCAATGGGTTGCAGCGCCATCGTGTTCCGATCCACCTCGAACAGGTCCGCTCCCCGGCCGAGGTACAGGCGGTCTCCGACGAGAGCCAGCCAGGCGGGGAGGGTCGAGGGGGAAAAGGGAGAGGAGAGCGTGACGGTCGCCGTGCCGGTCTCGATCCGGGCCAGGTGTTCGTCGGTTCCTTCCGAGACGATGGCCCACAGTACAGAGCCATCCGGCTCGAGCGTAGAGACGACGCCTTCGATCTCGGGCAACCGGGTAAAGGTGCCCGTGGCGGGCGTGAAGCGGAACAGGCCACGCAAGCCGCCCACCCAGAGCGTGTCGTTCACCCGGGCGAGGGCGTAGAAGTTGCTGCTGTCTGAGGTGGCATCAATGCGGTAGAGCGTGAGGGTGCCGGTGGCCGTGTTCAGATGGTTCAGGCCGCCTCCGCGCAGGTCGGGGTTGGGGCCGCCGACCAGATCTGCTTCCCCGGTGGCAATCCAGAGCCCGTTCGTGTCGGCGACGAGGTCGAGCACGTCGTCTTCGCCCAGCCCGTCGGCTACGTGCCAGGCACGAAGTACGGAGCCGGAGGCCGGATCGAGTTCGAAGAGTCCCTCATCGGTGCCGGCATAGAGCACCTGTGGCCGGGGCAGGACGCTGTGCACGGTGCGTTCGTTCAACGAAGGGGCCCAGGCCGCGGCGCGTCCGGTGGTGAGGTTGATGCGGTTGAGGCCGTGCCCGAAGGTGCCGACCCACAGCAGCGCGGCGTTCCCGGGATCGGGCCATACCCCGCGTACGGCGAAGGTCGTCAGGCCCTGGGCCGGCGTGAAGCTACTCCAGGAATCCGACGCCGGTGCGTACCGGAAGACGCCGCCGGTGCTGGCGATCCAGAGCGAAGCCGGGGAGCCGGTTCCAGGGGCAAGCCCGCGTACCTCCAGAGCCGGTATGTTGTAGACGGCCGGCGTCGCTGTCTGCGCCCGCCCGGGGGGCGGTACCATCAGGGTGACGAGCCAGAGCACGGGCCACCATGCCGGGGGTCGTAATGGGTTGTCCAGCACGATCATCGGAGCGAAACAGGTGATCTCGATCGTTTAAGATCCGAAAAAAATTCGGCTTGCGGGAGGGTCGGGCGACATTTCGTCGCGCAACGGATTTAACGGGGTTATGGTATGTGGGATTGAAATTACATTTTTAAATATTGTGAGAATTGGACGGGAGTACGCTTTTTGTGAGACAAAATTGTTGGAGTAAGTAATTGATAATGAAGTCGTTGTGGGCGTGTTGCTTTAAGGGGGAGGATTCGGCAGGAGCTCGTCCCGGGGGGTTGACTTTCTTTTTGAAGATTTATTTCCTGAATGCAACCGCCGATACCATAAGGTTTTGGACGTCGGATATCGGGCTGCCCCTCCGTGTAGTGAGTTGGTTTCTGCAGGGTGGACCTGGTTTAGGGTAGTCTTTTCGCAGAGACGGAATTCATGTTTAGCCCGGGCAAAGAATGGGTCGTTTGCAAAGGAGTCTGGCCCATTTTGGTTGTTTCCGAGTCCCTTCCACTCGTGTCGGTCCTTCGAGTAACGGCGTTTTGCGCGGAGCAGGGTTTCCGTTGAGTCGTGCTCGTTTTTTCTGGTTAACCCCCTTCACCCAGACATGGTTATTGCTATGGTTTGTCGGTACGATTTCCTGCAGAGGATCGGGCTGGTCTTATTTGCCGGACTGCTGTGGTCCGTAGCTTTTTCCGCCTCGGCCCAGCCCGTCGATGGTGTGGTCACCATCAAGCTCAATGAGACGGCGGCTCAGTCTATGGCGCTCGGCAAGAGCGGTGGTGTGGCCACGACCGGGCTTGCCTCGCTCGACCAGTTGAACGCCCGCTACCAGGCGGTGCAGATGGAACGCATCTTCCGGCTGGCCGGAAAACACGAGGCGAAACACCGCCAGTATGGGCTGCATCGCTGGTACCGGGTCAAGTTCTCGGCAGCGATGGACCCGGAAGCGGTAGCCGCCGCGTATGCCCTCGATCCCAACGTCGAGAAGGCGTCTCCGGTGTACCAGAAGGAGATGCACGGCCGCTTCGTCCGGGGGGCGTTGCCGGGTGAGCCGGCCGCGCTCCTGGATACGTTCGTGCCGAACGATCCGCGGTATGCGGAGCAATGGCATTACAACAACACAGGCCAGGTGGAAGGCAGCACCCCGGATGCGGACATCAACCTGCCCGAGGCCCATGCCCTCACGACCGGTTCTTCCGACGTCATCGTGCAGGTGGTCGACTCCGGCATCGATCTGAGCCATCCGGATATCATCGACAACCTCTGGGTCAACCCGGGCGAGATTCCGGACAACGGCATCGACGACGACAACAATGGCTACGTAGACGACGTCTACGGCTACAACTTCGCCGACGACACGAACGACCCGAGCATCGTCAACCCGGCCGATGTCACCAACTCGCACGGTATGCACACGAGCGGGACGATTGCGGCCCGGTCGAACAACGGAATCGGGGTGGCCGGTGTGGCCGGCGGCGACGGCTCGGCCGGAAGCGGGGTGCGGATCATGACCGCGGTGACGTTCGGGGCCAACGTGGACGGATTCGCTGAGGCCATCGTCTACGGCGCCGATAACGGCGCCGTCATTTCGTCGAACAGCTGGGGCTACACGTTGCCCGGTGTGTTCGAACCGGCCGTGCTGGATGCGATCGACTATTTCGTCGCCGAGGCCGGTCAGTTCCCCGGTGCCCCGATCGTCGGGGGGCTCTTCATCAACTCGGCCGGCAACTCGAACAGTGACCTGGATTACTACCCCGGCTTCTATCCGGCTTCCGTGGCCGTGGCCGCCACCGATTTCGGCGACCGCCGTGCGTCCTACTCCAACTACGGGGACTGGGTAGACATTGCGGCGCCAGGTGGCGACATCCCGCCCGTGGGGTCCATCGAAGAGTACGTCACGCACCCGGCCGGGGTGTTGAGCCTGCTCCATTCCTCGCAGTTCGGTGGCTACGGCTTCTTCGACGGCACCTCGATGGCGGCGCCTCACGTCTCGGGGGTGGCGGCGCTGGTTGCCTCGTACATGCCGGGCATGACGGCGGCCGAAGTGCGCGCGCTGCTCGAACTGTCCGGGCGCGACGTGAGCGCGCTCAACCCGGGCTTCCATATCGGCAAACGCGTCGATGCGTTCAATGCCTTGCAGGGACCGGATGAGATCCCGCCGGCTCCGGTGACCGACCTGGCCATCGTCGCGGAGATGGCCTCGACGATCGGCACGTCGGTCACGCTGACCTGGACCGCCGTCGGCGACGACGGGACGGACGGTACGGCGGCCCGGTACGACCTGCGCTACAGCACGGCCGGGCCCATCGATGCCTCCAACTTTGACGACGCGACGCCCGTGACAGGCCTTCCGGCACCGCAGCCCGCCGGCTCCACCGAAACCTTCACAGCGACCGGCCTGCCTTTCAACACGGAGATGTGGTTCGCCCTCGTCGTCGAGGACGAGTTCGGGAACCGCTCGGATGTCTCGAATTCGCCTTCCACCGTGACGGACGCCGGGCCGCAATACAGCTTCACCCCGGAGGAAGTCGAGGTGGAACTGCTCGTCGGGGAGAGCACGACGGAGACGGTGACGCTGGCCAACAACGGAGATACCGACCTGACGTTTTCCTTCCTCGGCTTTGCTTCGCTCAGCCTGACGCAGGCCCCGGGAGCTACGCTCAACGACACGAGCGCGCCCGTTGCCGACGCCACCCATGCCAAAGGGAACGATGCGTTCGGCGGCGTGGGGCATCCGGTGCTGATGGGCGCCGGCGGGCCGGACGGCTTCGGCTACAACTGGATCGACAGCAACGAGCCGGGCGGTCCGGTCTATGACTGGCTCGACATCTCCGGCGTCGGGGATCCCCTCAGCCTGACCGACGAATCCACCGCATCCGTGTCGTTGCCCTTCGCCTTTTCCTTCTACGGCACCGAATACACGAGCGTCAACGTGGTCTCGAACGGCTATCTGACGTTCAACGCAGGCGGGAGCGACTTCTCCAACGACCCCATCCCCAGCACGGCGACGCCCAACAACCTGATCGCGCCTTTCTGGGATGACCTGAACCCCGGAGCCGGTGGGACGGTCCACACCTACTACGACGCGGCGAACGAGCGCTTCATCGTGCAGTTCACCGATGTGCCGCACTATATCTCCTCCAACGGGACGTATACCTTCCAGGCCATCCTGTACCGTAACGGTACCTTGCTCTTCCAGTATGAGGAACTGGGTAACGTGACCAGTGCAACGGTGGGTGTTGAAAATGCCACCGGTGAGGATGGCCTGCAGGTGGTCTTCAACGCACCGTATCTGACCGAGGAGCTGGCCGTGGCGATCCAGTATGCCCCGCCTTACCTGTCCCTGAGCCCGTCTGCCGGGACGGTGCCGGCCGGTGGCAGTGTGGCGCTCAACGTCGGCTTCGACGCCGGCGACCTGGAGACGGGCATTTACACCTTCCCGCTGGAAGCGCTCATCACACAGAGCGGTTCCACCGCCCTGGCGACTCTCCCCACCACGCTGAACGTCACGGGCGAGCCTTTCCCGTTCGTGGTTTCGCCGGAGACCATCGAGGCGTCGCTGGCGACGGACGAACAGACCACGCGCACCTTGCGTATCGAAAACCCGACAGAGGAGGCGCAGAGCTTCCACCTGGAGGTTCGCGGCGCGGCAGGGACGGCGCCGGCGTTCGTGCCGCTGCTCCAGAACCGGGAGGACTGGATGGCCCGGCAGGCCCGTGCCGCCGCCGGTGAGTACCCGCGCGGATCGGCGGCTCCCTCGGCCGGATTGCCCCCAGCCTCCGCAACCACGGGCACGGCGCCGGTGAACCTGACTTCGGCGCTCGGCGTCATGGCCTACAGTACGTCGGTCTTCGGAGATCAGTCCGGCAGCTTCGTCTCCTTCGATCTCGGCGTGCCCGACGTGCTGACCGAACTGGGCGCTTCGCCCCTGGCCTTCGCCGGCGACTTCGCCTTCGGCCAGCAGGATCGCTTCCTGGTCATCACGACCGACAACCTCTTCCATTCCGTCTCAACGACCGACGGTTCCATCACCACGCTGGGGGTGGCCCAGCCCGCCACCACCTCGGAAACCTGGACGGAGCTGGCCAGCGATCCGACCACGGGCACCCTCTACGGAAGCACCTACAGCTCGGCCACGGCCACGTCCTACCTCTACACCCTCAACCCGACCACCGGCGAGGCCACCCTGGTGGCCCCGATCAGCGGGGCACAGCTGATCATTGCCATCGCCATCAGCGCGAACGGGCAGATGTGGGGGCATGAGATCGTCAATGACGTCCTGGTCAAAATCAATAAGAACACTGGTGTTGCCACGACCGTGGGGCCGACCGGCTTCGATGCCAACTATGCCCAGGGCATGGACTTCGACCTGACGACGGGACGCCTGTACCTGGCAGCCTACAACAACGCACTCAGTCGGGGTGAACTGCGCATCGCCGACACGAGTACCGGGCTGACGACGCTCGTCGGTACCCTTGGCAGCGGGGATGAACTCGGCTACCTGGCCCTTGGTAGTGTGGGCTTCGTCCGTCCCAACCTGATTGCGGGTACCCTGCCAGCCGGGCAGCATGTGGACATCCAGCTGCTGTTGGATGCTACCGGCCTGTTCGAAGGTACCTACGACGCTTCCGTGGCCGTCGTGGCCAGCGTCGCCGGGGATCCGGAGCAGGTCGTGCCGGTCTCCCTGACGGTCGATGCCGATCCGGACGTGGCCGTCAACCCGGAGGCCCTCGATTTCGGCGAGCTCTTCGTCAACGCCAGTGCCACGCAGAACTTCCTGCTCATCAACGAAGGCCGGGCCGCGTTGACGGTGAATCTCTCCGTCGATCATCCAGCCTACACGCTGGGCAGCGAGACGGACCTGGTACTGTTTGCGGGGGAGTCGCGCGTGATCCCGGTGACGTTTACCCCCACCGAGGTGGGAGAGGCCGGAGCCACGATCACCATCACGAGCGACGACCCCGACGAGCCAACCGTCGAGGTGGCGCTCACCGGGACCGGCATCCCGGCCCCGGTGCTGGAGCTGACCCCCTCAGCATTCAACACGCAGGCCTATCCCGGGCTGACCTATACACAGACGCTCACCATCACCAACGCCGGCGGCAACCCGCTCACCTTCGTCGGGGCCGAGACGAACGTCGTCACTCCCGGTGCTACCTTCGGCGGCAGCCCCTTCTTCAGCGAGAACTTCGATGCCGGTATCCCCGGTACCTGGACGGTCGTCGACAACGAGGGGACCGGCATCACATGGGCTACCAGCGCCGACTGGGGTGAGGGCAACTACACCGGCGGGCAAAACCTGGCCGCCATGGTGTGCAGCGACTGTGCCGGACCGGGCGAGTACGATACGGAACTGCGCACGCCGGAACTGACCGCTCCCACCAACAACGTGGTGCTCACCTACCGGGCCAACTACCAGAACTTCGCCAACCTCGACTTCCTCGACGTGGATATCAGCACGGATGGAGGGACGAGCTGGACCACCGTGTTGAGCTGGAACGAGGATCATGGGGGATTCTTCGGCACGCCCGGTGAGAATGTCACGATCGACCTGAGCCCCTATGTGAGTGCGGGAGAAACGTTCATCGTGCGCTGGCACGCCTACAACCCCAATTCGGGAGACTGGGACTGGTACAGCCAGATCGACGACGTGGCCTTCCTGTCCCTGTACGAGTGGTTTACCTTCGACCCGCAGCAAGGCGAGGTGCAGCCGGGCGAAAGCCTGGACCTGACGCTCTCCTTCAATGCGACCGGCCTGGTGCCGGGCGTCTATCGCCTCGACCTGCTCTTCAGCACCAACGACCCGGTGCAGCCCACGGCGGTCGTGCCCGTTACCTACACGGTCGTCGAGGGACTTAGTGTAGCCACTCCGGATGCCGAGGTGCATCCCAATGAGGTGTTTGAACTGCCCCTTTCGGTTAACAGCGTCGACTTCCTGGGAGTCGAGTCGTACGAGTTCCAGATATCGTTTGACCCGGCGCTGCTGGAGGTGCAGGACGTGCTCACCGAAGGCACGCTGAGTGAAGGGGCCAGCCTGGCCGTCAACACCACGGTGCCGGGGCAGCTCATCGTGGCCGCTTTTGCGCCGGTGGGCACCGAAGGCACCACGGATCCGGTGCTGTTCAGCTTCCAGGGCGAAGGTACGCTCGTGCGCCTGCAGTTCCGGGCCAAAGAGGCGCTGGGCGATGCCGGCCTCACGCTCGATCACATCCTCTTCAATGAGGGCGCTCCGGCTGGCAGCGGGACGCTCGGCACGGTGACCGTCGTGCCGCTCTACGGAGATGCCTCGCTGAACCTGGAGATTTCGAGCTTCGATGCGGCCCTGACGCTGCAGCACGTCGCCGGCCTGGTGTCGCTGAACGAGGCCGCACAGGTGGCTGCCGATGTGACCGGCAACGGGGATGTCAGCGCTTTCGATGCTTCCTGGATCGCCCGCTATGTCGTCGGGGTGGTGGACGAGTTCCCCGTGACGGCATCCGGCAAAGGCGCTGCCGCGGTGGCGGCCAACCTGGCCTGGGGCGACCTGACGCAGGATCCCCGCACGGGCCATACTCTGCTGCCGCTCCGGCTGGAAGAGGCCGCCGGCCCGGTGACGGCCCTCGAAGTGGTGGCGCCGTTTGACGCCGACGTGATCGCCCTGGAGCAGGTGGAGGCTCAGCTGCCGGAGGGATGGCAAATGGCCCACCACGTGGACGAGGCCGGGCGGTTGCACCTGGCCATGGCCGGTGCGTCGGCTCTGCCGGTGGGCGAGGTGGCCACGCTGGTGCTGCGCTGGCAGAACCCGGTTGCCACGGCCTCCATCAACCTGTCGGCCAGCAGCCGCATCAACGAGGAGGCCTGGCAGCAACTGGCGGCCGATCTGAGCCTCCCGCCCGAGACGTTCGACCTGGCACAGAACTACCCCAACCCCTTCAGCACGTCCACCACCTTCCGCTATCAGCTACCCGAGACGGCATCCGTACGGCTGACCATCTACAACGTTCTCGGTCAGGTCGTCCGGGTCCTGGTAGAGGAGGAGCAAAAGGCCGGGCGCTATGAAGTGGTGTGGGATGGGCGAGATCGAACCGGTGCCCGCGTTGCAAGCGGTATGTACTTCTACCGCTTCGAGGCCGGATCATATACCCAGACCCGGCGCATGATGCGGGTCAAGTAAGGCCGAGCCCTGTGCCTGCCGGGGTACGTGGAACCCGGTTTCCGCGTACCCCGGCCCGGCCCCGGGCCGGAGGTCGTACGTGCCTGGCATTGAGGAAACGTGCCGGGAACCGCGCTAACGACCCGTCAGCACATCGATTCCGTTCGGCTCCGGGATCGGGGAGGCCGCTCGTGTTACACCGGGGGCCCCACCCGTGAAACGCAGATTCCTCGACGCAACCGGACGAATGACCTGTATCCCTGTTTGCATCCTGAAACGGTGGTGATTATGCGATATGGTTTGTGTGCGGTATGCGGGCTTGCCCTGCTCGCGTTGAATGTTGTCGGGGTTCGGGCACAGGTTCCCGTTTCCATGCCCCATGTCAGCGGCACGGCCGGTGCTTCGATTGACGTTCCCGTTCAGGTGGATGCCGATGTTACAGGGCAGGGCATCATCTCCCTGGATGCCGTCATCGGCTTCAACACACCGGACGTCGTGGTGACCTCGGTTTCCGCCTCGAACAACGGTTTGATGAGTTCATGCCTTTTCACAACCAATCCGGGAGCCAGCAGTATCAATGTCAGCATCGCGTGCACGCATCCCATCTCGGGAGGACCGGGTACACTTTTCACCCTCACCTTCGATCTGGTCAGTGACACCGATGTCCTGTTCAGCTGGCTCAATTTTACCTCCTTTATGTTTAACGAAGGATCTCCGGCAGCAAGCACCTCGAACGGCTCCATAACCCTTAACGATGCTCCTTTGCCTGTAGAGCTGACGCGCCTCGAGGCTCGCGTGGATGCCGGAACGGTAGTGCTCACCTGGGCAACGGCCTCGGAAGTGAACAATGCCGGCTTCGAGGTGCAACAGGCCGGGCCGGATGGATTTGTGACGCTGGGGTTCGTGGAAGGGCGAGGTACGCCGCAACACTATGTCTATCGAGTCGATGGGCTGGCACCGGGTGCCTATCGCTTCCGTCTCAAACAGATTGATTTCGACGGAACCTTCACCTACTCTCCGGAGGTGGAGGTGAGCGTTGAAACTACCGGAGCGTATGAGTTGAGCCCGCCCCATCCCAACCCTTTCGACACCGCCACGGCCCTGACGTTGACGGTGGCGCGTACGCAGCCGGTGCGTGCCCTGGTGTTTGACATGACCGGTCGGCGGGTCGCCGTGCTCTATGAGGGCATACTCGAGCAAAACCGGCCGCATCAACTGCACGTCGAGGGACGGGGGCTGCCCAGTGGGACGTACCTGCTCCAGGTACAGGGAGCCGCTTTTCACACGACCCGGCTGCTGACGCTGATCCGGTGAGGGCCGGACAGGAGAGGCCGCCTTGCCCGGTGCTCCATGTGCAGGACGCAGATCACCTCTCGACGGGCTAGGCATGCTGCCCGGATGCCACGCCGGTGGCGGTGCCGTTGAGGGCCGGCCGGGACGTTCCCGCATCCGCTTCGAAGAGCCGGGCGTGCAGCCGCCGGGCCAGGGGTATGGCCTGGGCCTCGTCGACGACGAAGCTGAGGTTGAGATCGCTGGCGGCCTGGGAGAGCAGGTAGAGGTGGTGCGCGTCGAAGGCCTCGAAGATCGGGCCAAGCCGGTGCAGGATGGACCGGATGTGGCGCCCCACCAGGCTGATGACGGCGCAGGGCAGGATCAGGCGCGGGGTGCAGTAGGCCGCAAGGTCCTCCACCAGCGCGTGGAGGGCCTCCGGGGCGAGCGTGTTGGCCGCCGGATCCAGCGAGACGGTCACGTTGGATTCGGACGTGGCTACCAGGTCGACGGAAACCCCGTGCCGCTTGAAGACGGCAAAGACATCGGCGAGGAAGCCGACCTGTTGCCACATGCCCAGCGTCTCCATCGCGACGAGCACCACGCCCTGCTTGACGGCGATGGCCTTGACGTGCGGCCCGTGATCGCCGGGGTCGGCCGTGACGACGGTGCCGGGCAGTTCCGGCGCCAGGGTGCTGCGCAGGTGCAGCGGGATGCGGTGGCGCCGCACCGGGTCGATGCAGGCCGGGTGCAGGACGCGGGCGCCGGTGGTGGCCAGCTCCTGGGCCTCGTCGTAGCCGATCCGTTCGATCAGGCGGGCCGTGGGGACCTCGTGGGGGTTGGCCGTGAAGAGGCCGGGCACGTCAGTCCAGATCTCCAGGCGCCGGGCCTGCAGGCGGGCCGCGAAATAGGCCGCCGAGGTGTCCGAGCCACCGCGGCCCAGCAGCACCGTCCGGCCCCCGGCATCGCGAGCGATGAAGCCCTGCGTGACGACGACCCGGGCACCTGTACGGGCCAGGCGCTCGCGCAGGGCCGGGTCGGGGCTGGCGTCGCAGGTGGCCGAGAGGAAGCGGCGCGTCGCAGGCCAGTGGGCCGGGGTCTCCCGGGCGCGGAGCAGATCCCGCGCGTCCTGCCAGCCCACGTCGAGTCCCTGGCGGGCCAGGTAGGCTGCGCCCAGCGTGCTGGACATCAGCTCGCCCCGGGCCATCACCCGGGCGCGGATGCGCGGGCTCGCCTCACCCAGCAGGGCGATGCCCGTCAGTAGCTGCTGCAGCCGCTCGAAGTGCGGGGCAAGCAGCGCCGGTCCGTCCACCCCCAGGGCTGCGGCCAGGTCCAGGTGTCGCCGTTGCAGGGCCTGTAGCCGCTCCGCATGCTCTCCCGCAAGGGCGGCTTCCACCAGCGCGTCGAGCGCGTCGGAGACGCCACGCAGCGCAGAACACACCACCAGGACGCACACGCCTTCGTCCAGCCGTTCCCGCACGATCCGGGCAATGGTCTGCCACCGGTCCGCTTCGGCGACGCTGGTGCCGCCAAACTTCAGGATGATCCACGGGAGGTCGTTCCCCGTCATCGCCTTGATGGATTCCGCCCCGGAAGGTCCGTACGTCATGGAAGGATTGCGGATGGAAAATCGAAAGGTTGAAAACGGAACGCTTGAGACATCCTTCGTGCCGTTGTGGCAAAAAAGCCGTCTCCGATCCGTGACCCGGCCGGTTACCCGTGACCGGAAGGCAGTACGGGTTCGGTTAGCCGGGCGACTGAAGAAACGAAGCCGAACCGCCCGTTCCAAAAAAGGCAAAGAATGGATCTGAATGCAACGGATAATGTTGTAAATACAACAACCGTGTGTGTACCGATGGTAGCCGTACGATCCGGAGGCCGGGCTGCCGGATGAACTTTGGGCGGCCGTTTCAGTAAGAGGTTGGCGCAGTCTGAGACGGCGATGAAGCTTCCCGTTTACCTCGATCACAATGCCACCACGCCGGTGGACCCGGTGGTGCTGGAGCGGATGTTGCCGTTCTTCCGGGAGCACTTCGGCAACCCCTCGAGTAAGGGGCATGCCTACGGCTGGGCGGCCGAGGAAGCCGTGACCCAGGCCCGCGAGCAGGTGGCGGAGCTGCTGGGGGCTGCCCCGGAAGAGATCATCTTCACCGGCGGGGCCACCGAGTCGATCAACACGGCCGTCAAGGGGGCGGCGGAGGTCTATGGCCGGCGCGGCCGGCACGTCGTCACGGTGCAGACGGAGCATCCGGCCGTGCTCGGCGCCTGCCGTGCGCTCGAGCGGCGCGGCTTCCGCGTCACCTACCTGCCCGTGGCGCCGGACGGCCGGGTGACGCCGGAGGCCGTCGCCGAGGCCCTGACGGACGAGACGATCCTGGTGGCGGTGATGTGGGCGAACAACGAGACCGGCGTGCTCCATCCCGTCGAGGAGATCGGCTCCGTCGTGCGGGCCCACGGCGCGCTGTTCCTGTGTGACGCCACACAGGCCGTCGGCAAGGTGCCCGTTTCCGTGGAGCATGTGGATCTGCTGGCCTGCTCGGCGCACAAGTTCTACGGGCCGAAGGGGGTGGGTGCGCTCTTCGTGCGGCGCGGCCGGCGGCCTGTGCGCCTGACCCCGCTCCTCGACGGCGGCAGCCAGGAAGGAGGGCGGCGGGCCGGGACGCTCAACGTGCCCGGGATCGTCGGGATGGGTGCCGCCGCCGTGCGGGCCCGGGAGTTGCTGCCGGAGGAGACCCGTCGTCTCCAGGGGCTTCGCGACCGGATGGAGGCGGCTTTCTGCGCGGTCCTGCCGGACGTCGTCGTCAACGGGGCCGAAGCGCCGCGCCTGCCGCAGACGGCCAGCATCACCTTTCGCGGGGTGCGGGCCGCCGATCTCATCGCCCGCCTGCGCACCCTCGCCCTCTCCACCGGCAGTGCCTGCGCCAGCGGGTCCAACCGGCCCAGCCACGTGCTCAAGGCCCTCGGCCTCTCGGATGAGGACGCCGCCGCTACCCTCCGCTTCAGCCTCGGGCGTTTCACTACCGACGAGGAGGTCCGGTATGCCGTCGGGCAGGTCGTTGCGGCGGTGCAGGCCCTGCGCGGCGAGGCCGCCGGGGTGGCACGATGAGGAGCGGACGGGCATGAACTTCACAACCAGAGCAATCACCGATGGAACCGATCGTCAACCGGGTCGCGGAGAGCGAC
This window contains:
- a CDS encoding aspartate kinase encodes the protein MTYGPSGAESIKAMTGNDLPWIILKFGGTSVAEADRWQTIARIVRERLDEGVCVLVVCSALRGVSDALDALVEAALAGEHAERLQALQRRHLDLAAALGVDGPALLAPHFERLQQLLTGIALLGEASPRIRARVMARGELMSSTLGAAYLARQGLDVGWQDARDLLRARETPAHWPATRRFLSATCDASPDPALRERLARTGARVVVTQGFIARDAGGRTVLLGRGGSDTSAAYFAARLQARRLEIWTDVPGLFTANPHEVPTARLIERIGYDEAQELATTGARVLHPACIDPVRRHRIPLHLRSTLAPELPGTVVTADPGDHGPHVKAIAVKQGVVLVAMETLGMWQQVGFLADVFAVFKRHGVSVDLVATSESNVTVSLDPAANTLAPEALHALVEDLAAYCTPRLILPCAVISLVGRHIRSILHRLGPIFEAFDAHHLYLLSQAASDLNLSFVVDEAQAIPLARRLHARLFEADAGTSRPALNGTATGVASGQHA
- a CDS encoding T9SS type A sorting domain-containing protein, which codes for MHPETVVIMRYGLCAVCGLALLALNVVGVRAQVPVSMPHVSGTAGASIDVPVQVDADVTGQGIISLDAVIGFNTPDVVVTSVSASNNGLMSSCLFTTNPGASSINVSIACTHPISGGPGTLFTLTFDLVSDTDVLFSWLNFTSFMFNEGSPAASTSNGSITLNDAPLPVELTRLEARVDAGTVVLTWATASEVNNAGFEVQQAGPDGFVTLGFVEGRGTPQHYVYRVDGLAPGAYRFRLKQIDFDGTFTYSPEVEVSVETTGAYELSPPHPNPFDTATALTLTVARTQPVRALVFDMTGRRVAVLYEGILEQNRPHQLHVEGRGLPSGTYLLQVQGAAFHTTRLLTLIR
- a CDS encoding S8 family serine peptidase, yielding MVTIKLNETAAQSMALGKSGGVATTGLASLDQLNARYQAVQMERIFRLAGKHEAKHRQYGLHRWYRVKFSAAMDPEAVAAAYALDPNVEKASPVYQKEMHGRFVRGALPGEPAALLDTFVPNDPRYAEQWHYNNTGQVEGSTPDADINLPEAHALTTGSSDVIVQVVDSGIDLSHPDIIDNLWVNPGEIPDNGIDDDNNGYVDDVYGYNFADDTNDPSIVNPADVTNSHGMHTSGTIAARSNNGIGVAGVAGGDGSAGSGVRIMTAVTFGANVDGFAEAIVYGADNGAVISSNSWGYTLPGVFEPAVLDAIDYFVAEAGQFPGAPIVGGLFINSAGNSNSDLDYYPGFYPASVAVAATDFGDRRASYSNYGDWVDIAAPGGDIPPVGSIEEYVTHPAGVLSLLHSSQFGGYGFFDGTSMAAPHVSGVAALVASYMPGMTAAEVRALLELSGRDVSALNPGFHIGKRVDAFNALQGPDEIPPAPVTDLAIVAEMASTIGTSVTLTWTAVGDDGTDGTAARYDLRYSTAGPIDASNFDDATPVTGLPAPQPAGSTETFTATGLPFNTEMWFALVVEDEFGNRSDVSNSPSTVTDAGPQYSFTPEEVEVELLVGESTTETVTLANNGDTDLTFSFLGFASLSLTQAPGATLNDTSAPVADATHAKGNDAFGGVGHPVLMGAGGPDGFGYNWIDSNEPGGPVYDWLDISGVGDPLSLTDESTASVSLPFAFSFYGTEYTSVNVVSNGYLTFNAGGSDFSNDPIPSTATPNNLIAPFWDDLNPGAGGTVHTYYDAANERFIVQFTDVPHYISSNGTYTFQAILYRNGTLLFQYEELGNVTSATVGVENATGEDGLQVVFNAPYLTEELAVAIQYAPPYLSLSPSAGTVPAGGSVALNVGFDAGDLETGIYTFPLEALITQSGSTALATLPTTLNVTGEPFPFVVSPETIEASLATDEQTTRTLRIENPTEEAQSFHLEVRGAAGTAPAFVPLLQNREDWMARQARAAAGEYPRGSAAPSAGLPPASATTGTAPVNLTSALGVMAYSTSVFGDQSGSFVSFDLGVPDVLTELGASPLAFAGDFAFGQQDRFLVITTDNLFHSVSTTDGSITTLGVAQPATTSETWTELASDPTTGTLYGSTYSSATATSYLYTLNPTTGEATLVAPISGAQLIIAIAISANGQMWGHEIVNDVLVKINKNTGVATTVGPTGFDANYAQGMDFDLTTGRLYLAAYNNALSRGELRIADTSTGLTTLVGTLGSGDELGYLALGSVGFVRPNLIAGTLPAGQHVDIQLLLDATGLFEGTYDASVAVVASVAGDPEQVVPVSLTVDADPDVAVNPEALDFGELFVNASATQNFLLINEGRAALTVNLSVDHPAYTLGSETDLVLFAGESRVIPVTFTPTEVGEAGATITITSDDPDEPTVEVALTGTGIPAPVLELTPSAFNTQAYPGLTYTQTLTITNAGGNPLTFVGAETNVVTPGATFGGSPFFSENFDAGIPGTWTVVDNEGTGITWATSADWGEGNYTGGQNLAAMVCSDCAGPGEYDTELRTPELTAPTNNVVLTYRANYQNFANLDFLDVDISTDGGTSWTTVLSWNEDHGGFFGTPGENVTIDLSPYVSAGETFIVRWHAYNPNSGDWDWYSQIDDVAFLSLYEWFTFDPQQGEVQPGESLDLTLSFNATGLVPGVYRLDLLFSTNDPVQPTAVVPVTYTVVEGLSVATPDAEVHPNEVFELPLSVNSVDFLGVESYEFQISFDPALLEVQDVLTEGTLSEGASLAVNTTVPGQLIVAAFAPVGTEGTTDPVLFSFQGEGTLVRLQFRAKEALGDAGLTLDHILFNEGAPAGSGTLGTVTVVPLYGDASLNLEISSFDAALTLQHVAGLVSLNEAAQVAADVTGNGDVSAFDASWIARYVVGVVDEFPVTASGKGAAAVAANLAWGDLTQDPRTGHTLLPLRLEEAAGPVTALEVVAPFDADVIALEQVEAQLPEGWQMAHHVDEAGRLHLAMAGASALPVGEVATLVLRWQNPVATASINLSASSRINEEAWQQLAADLSLPPETFDLAQNYPNPFSTSTTFRYQLPETASVRLTIYNVLGQVVRVLVEEEQKAGRYEVVWDGRDRTGARVASGMYFYRFEAGSYTQTRRMMRVK